Proteins from one Aulosira sp. FACHB-615 genomic window:
- a CDS encoding B12-binding domain-containing radical SAM protein has translation MRVLLVYPIFPKTFWSYEKILDLVDRKVLLPPLGLVTVAAILPQEWEFKLVDRNIRPATEAEWEWADIVILSAMIVQKQDLLEQIQEAKRRGKLVAVGGPYPTSTPYDVQNVGADFLILDEGEITLPMFVEAIQRGEKSGTFRTAEKPDVTSTPVPRFDLLELDAYDMMSVQFSRGCPFQCEFCDIIVLYGRKPRTKTPEQLLAELDYLYELGWRRGVFMVDDNFIGNKRNVKLLLKELKVWMEEHQYPFKFDTEASVDLAQDEELLELMVESGFSAVFLGIETPDEDSLQLTKKFQNTRSSLTDAVQTIIKAGLRPMAGFIIGFDGEKAGAGDRIVRFAEQAGIPSTTFAMLQALPNTALWHRLKKEGRLRENTESNINQTTLMNFIPTRPLEELAREYVEAFCALYDPVKYLDRTYRCFLMLGSPKWKAPFKMPSWVELKALLIVVWRQGIVRETRWKFWHHLFSIIKRNPAVFTHYLSVCAHNEHFLEYRQIVRDQIESQLAAYLAQGAEKPYVPVAEKAEAIAS, from the coding sequence ATGCGAGTTTTATTAGTTTATCCGATATTTCCTAAAACCTTTTGGTCTTATGAAAAGATTCTGGATTTAGTTGATCGCAAAGTTTTACTACCACCTTTGGGTTTAGTGACTGTAGCGGCAATTCTGCCCCAAGAATGGGAATTTAAGCTGGTCGATCGCAATATTCGTCCTGCAACAGAAGCAGAATGGGAATGGGCAGATATAGTCATTCTATCGGCGATGATTGTCCAGAAACAAGATTTATTGGAACAAATTCAAGAAGCCAAACGACGCGGTAAGTTAGTTGCAGTTGGTGGCCCTTACCCAACTTCTACACCTTATGATGTCCAAAATGTTGGTGCAGATTTCCTGATTTTGGATGAAGGGGAAATCACCTTACCGATGTTTGTGGAAGCAATTCAACGAGGCGAAAAATCTGGAACTTTCCGCACCGCAGAAAAACCCGATGTCACAAGCACACCCGTACCCCGCTTTGATTTATTAGAATTAGATGCTTATGACATGATGTCGGTGCAATTTTCGCGCGGTTGTCCTTTCCAGTGCGAATTTTGCGACATTATCGTTCTCTATGGACGTAAACCACGCACCAAAACCCCAGAACAATTATTAGCAGAGTTGGATTATCTCTATGAATTGGGTTGGCGGCGGGGTGTGTTTATGGTGGATGACAACTTTATCGGTAACAAGCGAAATGTGAAATTGTTGCTGAAAGAGTTAAAAGTCTGGATGGAAGAACACCAATATCCCTTTAAGTTTGATACAGAAGCTTCTGTAGATTTAGCCCAAGACGAAGAATTACTGGAATTGATGGTTGAGTCTGGATTTTCGGCGGTGTTTTTGGGAATTGAAACCCCAGACGAAGATAGTTTACAACTCACCAAGAAATTTCAAAATACCCGCAGTTCTTTGACAGACGCAGTGCAAACCATCATCAAAGCTGGGTTGCGGCCAATGGCTGGGTTTATTATCGGGTTTGATGGTGAAAAAGCTGGCGCAGGCGATCGCATCGTCCGGTTTGCCGAACAAGCCGGGATTCCCTCAACCACCTTCGCTATGTTACAAGCACTACCCAATACTGCACTGTGGCATCGACTGAAAAAAGAAGGTAGATTGCGGGAAAATACAGAAAGTAACATCAACCAAACCACGTTGATGAACTTTATTCCCACCCGTCCTTTAGAAGAACTTGCCAGGGAATATGTTGAGGCTTTTTGTGCTTTATACGACCCTGTGAAATATTTAGACCGCACCTATCGCTGTTTTTTAATGTTAGGTTCGCCTAAGTGGAAAGCACCTTTTAAAATGCCATCATGGGTAGAACTCAAAGCATTGTTAATTGTCGTTTGGCGACAAGGAATTGTCAGGGAAACTCGGTGGAAATTCTGGCATCATTTGTTCAGTATTATCAAACGGAACCCTGCTGTATTTACACATTACCTTTCGGTTTGCGCCCACAACGAGCATTTCTTAGAATATCGCCAAATTGTCCGCGACCAAATTGAAAGCCAGTTAGCTGCTTATTTGGCACAAGGCGCAGAAAAACCTTATGTCCCCGTGGCAGAAAAAGCCGAGGCGATCGCTAGTTAA
- a CDS encoding DUF6745 domain-containing protein, which translates to MPRHIITELTEEQEAMIAIYRDKWRRIATSTEAINHEKVAAVINAAYAVSNYPEPEILFYSNPLIAIQKVLAIKNFKDYLGLNIHIKFLKRVVEHIKHGINQQLEYQLFIRLRNQIQFPEFPYYPTASHPKISYFPYGITQLIEQQLITDIDQCEIEFTDFLHLTQPLTRTAEWAIWGCMLDFCISVLAINYDKKKWQVFQDLIQYCGFISKYEKVCLVCERPCKVSFDQENILHAEGEAAVQFSDGYNIYAYHGVRLPEKYGELSPTQWSAKWLLEEKNAELRRVLIQGIGYSRIIEELQAVELDIWEEYTLFKINSDIDVEPIYLLKMTCPSTQRINVLRVPPDIQSAKDAICWVNWGIAPEEFSVQT; encoded by the coding sequence ATGCCAAGACACATCATCACTGAACTGACTGAGGAACAAGAAGCAATGATTGCTATCTACCGAGACAAATGGCGAAGGATAGCAACCTCTACAGAAGCCATTAATCATGAAAAAGTTGCCGCAGTGATTAATGCTGCTTATGCTGTCAGCAACTATCCAGAACCAGAAATTTTATTTTATAGTAATCCTCTGATCGCAATTCAAAAAGTTTTGGCAATTAAAAACTTTAAAGATTATTTAGGACTGAATATTCATATCAAATTTCTTAAAAGAGTAGTAGAACATATTAAACACGGAATCAATCAACAGCTTGAGTATCAACTCTTCATTAGATTGCGAAATCAAATACAATTTCCTGAATTTCCATATTACCCAACGGCAAGCCATCCAAAAATTTCATACTTCCCTTATGGCATAACACAACTTATTGAACAGCAATTAATAACTGATATTGACCAGTGCGAGATAGAATTTACTGACTTTTTACATTTAACACAACCCTTAACTAGAACAGCAGAGTGGGCAATTTGGGGTTGTATGTTAGATTTTTGTATTTCAGTCCTTGCCATTAATTATGACAAGAAAAAATGGCAAGTATTTCAAGATTTAATCCAATACTGTGGTTTCATATCCAAATATGAAAAGGTTTGTCTAGTCTGTGAGCGTCCTTGCAAGGTATCTTTTGATCAAGAGAATATCCTTCATGCTGAAGGAGAAGCAGCAGTTCAATTCTCTGACGGATATAACATTTACGCATATCACGGTGTTAGGTTGCCAGAGAAATATGGCGAATTATCTCCAACGCAGTGGTCAGCAAAATGGTTATTAGAAGAAAAGAACGCTGAACTGCGGCGCGTGTTAATTCAAGGCATTGGTTATTCTCGAATTATTGAAGAGTTACAAGCAGTTGAATTAGATATCTGGGAAGAATATACGCTTTTTAAAATTAATTCCGATATAGATGTAGAACCAATTTATTTATTAAAAATGACCTGTCCTAGCACCCAAAGGATTAATGTATTGCGCGTACCACCTGATATTCAATCAGCAAAAGATGCTATTTGTTGGGTAAATTGGGGTATTGCTCCTGAAGAATTTAGTGTGCAAACTTAA
- a CDS encoding CHRD domain-containing protein — protein sequence MRFKSIFTTLMCLAVFILFSIFVQSVDQAVAFGQSSNIKLDPSKGKEIGFVYEAFLSPLQEPDDEENTPKIAPPSLKSTAPSIPRNQRKSHGHGVVKFTKDLSKAFVDVQVAGVNLKDIVMFHIHCGKPDVLGPIQVDFALTGDIKQNFADGHFSAEVTDEIIEKTTNSAKDLLGIYTLGCPIESGKPDKVKTIAGMAHYGRRSELYFNLHTKGQTFYGDIRGQLHPVEN from the coding sequence ATGCGGTTTAAATCTATATTCACCACATTGATGTGTCTGGCAGTTTTTATATTATTCAGCATCTTTGTGCAATCAGTAGACCAAGCAGTTGCTTTCGGACAGTCAAGTAATATTAAACTTGACCCCAGCAAAGGTAAAGAAATTGGTTTTGTGTACGAAGCTTTTTTAAGTCCGCTACAAGAACCAGATGATGAGGAAAATACACCAAAAATTGCCCCACCGTCTTTAAAATCTACCGCACCTTCTATACCAAGAAATCAGCGTAAGTCACATGGACACGGAGTCGTAAAATTCACCAAAGACTTGAGTAAAGCATTTGTTGATGTTCAGGTAGCAGGCGTAAATCTCAAAGATATAGTTATGTTTCATATCCATTGCGGGAAGCCAGATGTACTTGGCCCTATTCAAGTTGACTTTGCTTTGACTGGGGATATTAAACAAAACTTTGCTGATGGTCATTTTTCCGCAGAAGTAACAGATGAAATTATTGAAAAGACTACTAATTCCGCCAAAGATTTGTTAGGAATTTACACTTTAGGTTGTCCTATTGAATCAGGAAAACCCGATAAAGTTAAAACAATTGCTGGTATGGCACATTATGGCAGACGTAGCGAACTTTATTTTAATTTACATACCAAAGGTCAAACTTTTTATGGGGATATTCGCGGTCAATTACATCCGGTAGAAAATTAA